One Microcaecilia unicolor chromosome 8, aMicUni1.1, whole genome shotgun sequence DNA window includes the following coding sequences:
- the NKX2-5 gene encoding homeobox protein Nkx-2.5, whose amino-acid sequence MFPSPVTSTPFSVKDILKLEQHQTAMATEDMASSCMLSAFKQEVYPGTPVLSDISDDLTQCETPKSSPSTFNSSLYVNSYAQMDPSKDSRADKKELCSSLKSLEQEKRDLESSERPRQRKRRKPRVLFSQVQVYELERRFKQQKYLSAPERDHLANVLKLTSTQVKIWFQNRRYKCKRQRQDQTLEMVGLPPPRRIAVPVLVRDGKPCLGEAASYSSAYNVSSINPYSYNAYPAYNSYSSPACNGNYSCSYPSVPSLQPSPAANNFVNFSVGELNSVPAPIQQANGVATLHGIRAW is encoded by the exons ATGTTCCCCAGTCCTGTGACCTCCACGCCTTTCTCGGTGAAGgatattttgaagctggagcagCATCAGACTGCTATGGCCACTGAAGACATGGCCTCCTCTTGCATGCTGTCAGCCTTTAAGCAGGAGGTCTACCCGGGGACACCAGTCCTCTCGGACATTAGCGACGATCTGACCCAGtgtgagacccccaaatcctccccatcCACCTTCAACAGCTCTCTTTATGTCAACAGCTACGCACAAATGGATCCCTCCAAGGACTCCAGAGCCGACAAGAAAG AACTTTGCTCTTCGCTGAAAAGTTTGGAGCAGGAGAAAAGGGACCTGGAAAGCTCCGAGCGGCCAAGACAACGTAAGAGAAGGAAACCTCGGGTCCTCTTCTCCCAGGTTCAGGTCTATGAACTGGAAAGGAGATTCAAGCAGCAAAAATACCTGTCTGCCCCCGAGAGAGACCATTTAGCCAACGTTCTGAAACTCACCTCAACCCAGGTCAAAATCTGGTTTCAGAACAGACGGTATAAATGTAAAAGGCAAAGACAGGACCAGACCCTGGAAATGGTGGGGTTGCCCCCACCTAGGAGAATTGCGGTCCCCGTGCTTGTCAGAGATGGAAAACCTTGCCTGGGGGAGGCTGCGTCCTACAGCTCGGCCTATAATGTCAGCAGCATTAACCCTTACAGTTACAATGCCTATCCTGCCTACAACAGCTACAGCAGCCCTGCCTGCAATGGCAACTACAGCTGCAGCTACCCTTCCGTGCCAAGCCTGCAACCTTCTCCGGCTGCCAATAACTTTGTGAACTTCAGTGTTGGGGAGCTCAATTCAGTTCCAGCTCCTATACAGCAGGCCAACGGAGTGGCCACATTGCATGGGATCCGAGCTTGGTAG